One window of Leguminivora glycinivorella isolate SPB_JAAS2020 chromosome 9, LegGlyc_1.1, whole genome shotgun sequence genomic DNA carries:
- the LOC125229505 gene encoding zinc finger C4H2 domain-containing protein isoform X2: protein MTAENEREIYHKLEAMKEIRNKTITLERLKRSILTEVRSGDAESRCLAQYKREMELLQQEKMSHVEELRQIHADINAMETVIKQTEESMSRKLSAASRLHEDYRPLKAEVDLLRRQCLGLERLPELHEEEGSPVTPDRFPALSAPAARPVPFLAPAPVRKPPPPPPAFRQQPPPMKSCLSCHQQIHRNAPICPLCKAKSRSRNPKKPKKK, encoded by the exons ATGACTGCTGAAAACGAACGCGaaatatatcacaagttggaAGCCATGAAGGAGATTAG GAACAAGACTATCACCCTGGAGCGCCTAAAGCGGAGCATCCTCACAGAAGTCCGATCCGGAGATGCAGAGAGCCGTTGTCTGGCGCAATACAAGAGGGAAATGGAGCTACTTCAGCAAGAGAAAATGAGCCATGTGGAGGAACTACGACAGATTCATGCTGACATCAATGCG ATGGAAACAGTAATAAAGCAGACAGAAGAGTCGATGTCCCGGAAGCTGTCAGCGGCGTCCCGGCTGCACGAGGACTACCGGCCGCTGAAGGCGGAGGTGGATCTGCTGCGGCGGCAGTGCTTAGGGCTGGAGCGGCTGCCGGAGCTGCATGAGGAGGAGGGCAGCCCCGTCACACCAGA CCGCTTCCCCGCGCTGAGCGCGCCGGCGGCGCGGCCGGTGCCGTTCCTGGCGCCGGCGCCGGTGCGcaagccgccgccgccgccgcccgcgttCAG GCAACAGCCTCCGCCGATGAAGTCCTGCCTATCCTGCCACCAGCAGATTCACCGCAATGCGCCCATCTGCCCTCTCTGCAAGGCCAAGTCTCGCTCGCGCAACCCTAAGAAACCCAAGAAGAAATAG
- the LOC125229505 gene encoding zinc finger C4H2 domain-containing protein isoform X1 — protein MTAENEREIYHKLEAMKEIRNKTITLERLKRSILTEVRSGDAESRCLAQYKREMELLQQEKMSHVEELRQIHADINAMETVIKQTEESMSRKLSAASRLHEDYRPLKAEVDLLRRQCLGLERLPELHEEEGSPVTPDRFPALSAPAARPVPFLAPAPVRKPPPPPPAFRSALDQDFLTVSLRQQPPPMKSCLSCHQQIHRNAPICPLCKAKSRSRNPKKPKKK, from the exons ATGACTGCTGAAAACGAACGCGaaatatatcacaagttggaAGCCATGAAGGAGATTAG GAACAAGACTATCACCCTGGAGCGCCTAAAGCGGAGCATCCTCACAGAAGTCCGATCCGGAGATGCAGAGAGCCGTTGTCTGGCGCAATACAAGAGGGAAATGGAGCTACTTCAGCAAGAGAAAATGAGCCATGTGGAGGAACTACGACAGATTCATGCTGACATCAATGCG ATGGAAACAGTAATAAAGCAGACAGAAGAGTCGATGTCCCGGAAGCTGTCAGCGGCGTCCCGGCTGCACGAGGACTACCGGCCGCTGAAGGCGGAGGTGGATCTGCTGCGGCGGCAGTGCTTAGGGCTGGAGCGGCTGCCGGAGCTGCATGAGGAGGAGGGCAGCCCCGTCACACCAGA CCGCTTCCCCGCGCTGAGCGCGCCGGCGGCGCGGCCGGTGCCGTTCCTGGCGCCGGCGCCGGTGCGcaagccgccgccgccgccgcccgcgttCAGGTCTGCTCTCGACCAAGATTTCCTTACCGTCTCGCTGAG GCAACAGCCTCCGCCGATGAAGTCCTGCCTATCCTGCCACCAGCAGATTCACCGCAATGCGCCCATCTGCCCTCTCTGCAAGGCCAAGTCTCGCTCGCGCAACCCTAAGAAACCCAAGAAGAAATAG